CGACCGCTACCGCTTGCTGGAAACCCAACCCCCTGTATTTGGTGTTGAAAACGGTTATTATGTAGCCCGAATACCGCTTTTAAAACCTGAGTTTGCTGCATGAACTGCGCTATAATTGAAGACGAACAACACGCCGCTACCCACCTAGAGTATTTGCTTTCGCAATGTACGCAAGAAGTTCAGGTACAAGCACGTCTGGGCACAGTGAAATCGGCTTACCAATGGCTGCAAAGCAATGAGCCCGACATTATTTTTCTGGATGTACAACTGGGCGACGATTTAGGCTTTAGCATTTTTGAGAATATGCAGGTAACCACACCTGTTATCTTCACCACGTCGTACGAAGAATATGCCATTAAAGCGTTTGAGCTAAACAGCATTGCCTATTTGCTTAAGCCAGTGCTACTGGATGAATTGCAAGCCTCATTAAATAAATACGACAGCTTGGTGCAGCAACCCAAGTCGTACGAAAACTTAAGCCGTATTCACACACCCTACCAAAAACGGTTCTTGGTACAATCGGGAAAAGAAATCATATCACTGCTTGCCGATGATATTGCCTATTTTTTTGTGCAAAACCGCCACTTGATTATTGCCACGCTGGATGGCAAAAAGTATTTGTTTGACGGCAGCCTTGACGCTATGGAAATGCGTGTTGACCCTGAGAACTTCTTCCGCATAAACCGCCAGTTTATTGTATCGTTTAATGCTATTGAGAAAATGTTTAACCACACGCGCGGCAGGGTGAAATTAATTACCCGCCCGTTATCAAAAGAAGAGATGGTGGTGAGCATTGATAGGGCTGCGGAGTTTAAAGATTGGTTAAATCGATAACCTCTTTTACAATTTCAAGCACAAAAAAAACACTTTCGCGTTAATACGCAACGCTTTAGTAGTTTTTGCTGCAACATTTTGTGTGTTGTAAGCTATCTATGTTGA
The Bacteroidota bacterium DNA segment above includes these coding regions:
- a CDS encoding response regulator transcription factor codes for the protein MNCAIIEDEQHAATHLEYLLSQCTQEVQVQARLGTVKSAYQWLQSNEPDIIFLDVQLGDDLGFSIFENMQVTTPVIFTTSYEEYAIKAFELNSIAYLLKPVLLDELQASLNKYDSLVQQPKSYENLSRIHTPYQKRFLVQSGKEIISLLADDIAYFFVQNRHLIIATLDGKKYLFDGSLDAMEMRVDPENFFRINRQFIVSFNAIEKMFNHTRGRVKLITRPLSKEEMVVSIDRAAEFKDWLNR